The proteins below are encoded in one region of Litorilinea aerophila:
- a CDS encoding putative iron-sulfur cluster-binding metallochaperone — protein MSQCCNTAPPRDPQAEAQHGSCAVQPETPATGEQVQCPRCGSKGKKVDTLTVKALLAVSLEQLRAQAYRFCRTPDCPVVYFSTDGQEVYGEEELREQVHQKHPTADQVFVCYCFRHTPGSIRQELLAQGQSSVVEAIQAGIAAGQCACEIRNPQGSCCLGNVTATVRRLEAELTTPVAG, from the coding sequence ATGAGCCAGTGTTGCAATACCGCACCCCCCAGAGATCCCCAGGCCGAAGCCCAGCACGGCTCCTGCGCCGTCCAACCGGAAACCCCGGCCACCGGGGAACAGGTGCAATGCCCCCGCTGCGGCAGCAAGGGCAAAAAGGTGGATACCCTGACGGTCAAGGCCCTCCTGGCCGTCAGCCTGGAGCAACTGCGGGCCCAGGCGTACCGCTTCTGCCGGACGCCCGACTGCCCCGTGGTCTACTTTTCCACCGACGGCCAGGAGGTATACGGCGAGGAGGAGCTGCGGGAACAGGTCCACCAGAAGCACCCGACAGCCGACCAGGTATTCGTCTGCTACTGCTTCCGCCATACGCCGGGGAGCATCCGCCAGGAGCTGCTGGCCCAGGGCCAGAGCTCGGTGGTGGAGGCCATCCAGGCGGGGATCGCCGCCGGCCAGTGCGCCTGCGAGATCCGCAATCCCCAGGGAAGCTGTTGCCTGGGCAATGTCACGGCCACGGTCCGACGGCTGGAGGCGGAGCTGACCACCCCGGTGGCCGGCTAG
- a CDS encoding mandelate racemase/muconate lactonizing enzyme family protein, with amino-acid sequence MATIQQIEVFPVRLPMIRTFTFASGSAGSAGGTAPHVFVKITDSEGHVGWGEGRPVPQWSYETLETVASTIRHHLAPAIVGLPVTDRWELQRRLFRAIGRGPSTGQPIAKAAVDMAVHDLCAKAANMTLRAFLGGSDQRDTVALSYTLTGHDAASIRSEMAAGKAEGFIHFNFKAAVAPETDIEVAETVRAEIEPGGFLWADANQGFELHAARRVAQAFEAIGVDVLEQPLPADQFHQMRALRQSTAIPLAVDEASVSPADFFHYAAAGLVDYLVIKVTRSGGIWPTLQQMGVAAAAGLPLLVSGLTDGFLTKVAVCQVALAFGFNGPAALNGSQFTDESLLFPHKAQMEYGGAVHLTDRPGIGVEPDEEALRDLSRQAQRSSIWLPSP; translated from the coding sequence ATGGCCACGATTCAACAGATCGAAGTCTTCCCCGTGCGCCTGCCCATGATCCGGACCTTTACCTTTGCCTCCGGCTCAGCCGGTTCGGCAGGCGGCACCGCCCCCCACGTCTTCGTCAAGATCACCGACAGCGAGGGCCATGTGGGCTGGGGCGAAGGCCGCCCCGTCCCCCAGTGGTCCTACGAGACCCTGGAGACGGTGGCTTCCACCATTCGCCACCATCTGGCCCCGGCCATCGTCGGCCTGCCGGTGACCGATCGCTGGGAGCTCCAGCGCCGCCTCTTCCGGGCCATCGGCCGGGGGCCCAGCACCGGCCAGCCCATCGCCAAGGCCGCGGTGGACATGGCCGTCCATGACCTCTGCGCCAAAGCCGCCAACATGACCCTGCGCGCCTTCCTGGGCGGCAGCGACCAACGGGACACCGTGGCCCTGAGCTACACCCTGACCGGCCATGACGCTGCATCCATCCGCAGCGAGATGGCCGCGGGCAAGGCTGAAGGCTTCATCCACTTTAATTTCAAGGCCGCGGTGGCCCCGGAGACGGACATCGAGGTGGCGGAGACGGTACGGGCGGAGATCGAGCCGGGGGGCTTTCTCTGGGCTGATGCCAACCAGGGCTTCGAACTCCACGCGGCCCGGCGGGTGGCCCAGGCCTTCGAGGCCATCGGCGTGGATGTGCTGGAGCAGCCCCTGCCCGCCGACCAGTTCCACCAGATGCGCGCCCTGCGCCAGAGCACGGCCATCCCCCTGGCGGTGGACGAGGCCAGCGTCAGCCCGGCCGATTTCTTCCACTACGCCGCGGCCGGCCTGGTGGATTACCTGGTCATCAAAGTGACCCGCAGCGGTGGCATCTGGCCTACCCTCCAGCAGATGGGCGTGGCCGCCGCAGCCGGCCTGCCCCTGCTGGTCAGCGGCCTCACCGATGGCTTCCTCACCAAGGTGGCCGTCTGCCAGGTGGCCCTGGCCTTTGGCTTCAACGGGCCGGCTGCCCTCAACGGCAGCCAGTTCACCGACGAATCGCTCCTCTTCCCCCACAAGGCCCAGATGGAGTACGGCGGCGCCGTCCACCTGACTGACCGGCCGGGCATCGGCGTCGAGCCCGATGAGGAGGCCCTGCGGGACTTGAGCCGCCAGGCCCAACGGTCGTCCATCTGGCTGCCGTCGCCGTGA
- a CDS encoding uroporphyrinogen decarboxylase family protein → MTTTMSRRERLEAIFAGEAVDRPAAALWRHWPVDDLRGDALARATLTFQRTYDFDFVKVTPNSNYCVTGYGAQAHWEGNGEGTYVWDRRVIQEPEDWTRLRPLDPRAGLQGEVLEANALIGRELGQEVPFIQTIFNPLAQAKNLAGDRLLAHLRQYPDAVKEGLAVITESILRFVAELKSTGAAGIFLAVQHASYDLLTEAEYREFCRPLDLQILDATEGMWFNLVHLHGTHVMFDLVADYPAQVINWHDQETPPSLAEALSRTRMALCGGLRQWETLVRGTPEGVQAEAQAALAATGGRRFILGTGCVTPIIAPTGNILAVRQAVETARG, encoded by the coding sequence ATGACAACCACCATGAGCAGACGGGAGCGGCTGGAAGCCATCTTTGCCGGGGAGGCGGTGGATCGGCCGGCCGCGGCCCTGTGGCGCCATTGGCCGGTGGACGACCTGCGGGGCGACGCCCTGGCCCGGGCCACCCTCACCTTCCAGCGCACCTATGACTTCGACTTCGTGAAGGTGACGCCCAACTCCAACTACTGCGTCACCGGCTACGGTGCCCAGGCCCACTGGGAAGGCAACGGCGAAGGGACCTACGTGTGGGACCGGCGGGTCATCCAGGAGCCAGAGGACTGGACCCGGCTGCGGCCCCTGGACCCGCGCGCCGGCCTTCAGGGGGAGGTGCTGGAGGCCAACGCCCTCATCGGCCGGGAGCTGGGCCAGGAAGTCCCCTTCATCCAGACCATCTTCAACCCTCTGGCCCAGGCCAAAAACCTGGCCGGCGACCGGCTCCTGGCCCACCTGCGCCAGTACCCGGACGCGGTCAAAGAAGGCCTGGCCGTGATCACCGAGTCCATCCTGCGCTTCGTGGCCGAGCTCAAAAGCACCGGCGCGGCCGGCATCTTCCTGGCTGTACAACACGCCAGCTACGATCTCCTCACCGAGGCCGAGTACCGGGAATTCTGCCGCCCCCTGGACCTGCAGATCCTGGACGCGACCGAGGGCATGTGGTTCAACCTGGTCCACCTGCACGGCACCCACGTCATGTTCGACCTGGTGGCCGACTACCCGGCCCAGGTCATCAACTGGCACGACCAGGAGACGCCCCCCTCCCTGGCAGAGGCCCTCTCCCGCACCCGGATGGCTCTGTGCGGCGGGCTGCGCCAGTGGGAGACCCTGGTGCGGGGCACGCCGGAGGGGGTCCAGGCCGAGGCCCAGGCCGCGCTGGCGGCCACCGGCGGGCGCCGCTTCATCCTGGGCACCGGCTGCGTGACGCCCATCATCGCGCCCACGGGCAACATTCTGGCTGTACGCCAGGCCGTGGAGACCGCCCGGGGCTAG
- a CDS encoding pyridoxal-dependent decarboxylase, with the protein MTPEEFRRYGRAVVDWIADYYERVESFPVLAQVEPGQIRASLPAEPPQQGEPFDAILADVERVILPGITHWQSPNFFAFFPANASGPSILAELLSAGLGVQGMLWATSPACTELETHVLDWLVQMLDLPAHFLSTSNGGGVIQDSASSASLCALLAARERATHFESNARGCDGRLVAYVSSQTHSSVEKAVKIAGLGAENLRVIPVDETFSMQPEALARQIQEDRRRGLVPCFVAATVGTTSSHAVDPLPAIGRICQAENVWLHVDGAMAGTAALCPEFRHIHDGLELADSYCFNPHKWMFTNFDCSCFYVRDRQVLIRTLSVLPEYLRNQATESGAVIDYRDWQIPLGRRFRALKLWFVIRHYGVQGLQHHIRRHVALAQEFARWVQADPRFELATPAPLNLVCFRHRAGDEINQQLLDRLNRSGRLYLTHTRLDGRLTLRMSIGQTHTERRHVEQAWSLITGLADELTPSADRAAGDATAR; encoded by the coding sequence ATGACGCCCGAGGAATTTCGCCGCTATGGTCGGGCCGTGGTGGACTGGATCGCGGACTACTACGAGCGGGTGGAGTCCTTCCCTGTCCTGGCCCAGGTGGAGCCGGGCCAGATCCGGGCGTCCCTGCCGGCGGAGCCGCCCCAACAGGGCGAACCATTCGACGCCATCCTGGCGGATGTGGAACGGGTGATCCTCCCCGGCATCACCCACTGGCAGTCGCCCAACTTCTTCGCCTTCTTCCCCGCCAACGCCTCGGGACCCTCCATCCTGGCCGAGCTCCTCTCCGCCGGGCTGGGCGTGCAGGGCATGCTGTGGGCCACCAGCCCGGCCTGCACCGAGCTGGAAACCCACGTCCTGGACTGGCTGGTGCAGATGTTGGACCTGCCGGCCCATTTCCTGTCCACCTCGAACGGCGGCGGTGTCATCCAGGATTCGGCCTCCAGCGCGTCCCTCTGTGCCCTGCTGGCTGCCCGGGAGCGGGCCACCCACTTCGAGAGCAACGCCCGGGGCTGTGACGGCCGCCTGGTGGCCTACGTCTCTTCCCAGACCCATTCCTCGGTGGAGAAGGCGGTGAAGATCGCGGGGCTGGGCGCGGAGAACCTGCGCGTGATCCCTGTGGACGAGACCTTCTCCATGCAGCCCGAGGCCCTGGCCCGTCAGATCCAGGAGGACCGGCGCCGGGGGCTGGTGCCCTGCTTTGTGGCGGCCACCGTGGGCACCACCTCGTCCCACGCGGTGGATCCCCTGCCCGCCATCGGCCGCATCTGCCAGGCGGAGAACGTCTGGCTCCATGTGGATGGGGCCATGGCCGGCACCGCGGCCCTCTGCCCCGAGTTTCGCCACATCCACGACGGGCTGGAGCTGGCCGACAGCTACTGCTTCAACCCCCACAAGTGGATGTTCACCAACTTCGACTGTAGCTGCTTCTACGTCCGGGATCGCCAGGTGCTCATCCGCACCCTGAGCGTGCTGCCCGAGTACCTGCGCAACCAGGCCACCGAGTCCGGCGCGGTCATCGACTACCGGGACTGGCAGATTCCCTTGGGGCGGCGCTTTCGGGCGCTGAAGCTCTGGTTCGTCATCCGCCACTACGGCGTCCAGGGGCTGCAACACCACATCCGCCGCCATGTGGCCCTGGCCCAGGAATTCGCCCGTTGGGTCCAGGCTGACCCCCGCTTCGAGCTGGCGACGCCCGCCCCCCTCAACCTGGTCTGCTTCCGCCACCGGGCGGGCGACGAGATCAACCAGCAACTGCTGGATCGGCTCAACCGCAGCGGGCGCCTCTACCTGACCCACACCCGGTTGGATGGCCGGCTCACCCTGCGCATGAGCATCGGCCAGACCCACACCGAGCGCCGCCATGTGGAGCAGGCCTGGTCCCTCATCACCGGCCTGGCCGACGAGCTAACCCCATCCGCCGACCGGGCCGCCGGCGACGCTACGGCCCGGTAA
- a CDS encoding heavy metal-responsive transcriptional regulator: MPGLTIGKVATQAGVHVETVRYYERVGLLPPPPRTESGYRLYQPESVVRLRFIKEAQGLGFTLEEIRELLALRVDAQTSCQEVRRRAERKVAEMEEKIRSLQKMRDALVRLIAACEQGGPDGECPILEALESQAWTGVKEQ, translated from the coding sequence ATGCCAGGACTGACCATCGGCAAGGTGGCCACGCAGGCCGGCGTCCATGTGGAGACGGTCCGCTACTACGAACGGGTGGGGCTGCTGCCACCGCCCCCCCGCACCGAGTCGGGCTATCGCCTCTACCAGCCGGAGAGCGTGGTGCGGCTGCGTTTCATCAAGGAGGCCCAGGGCCTGGGTTTCACCCTGGAAGAGATCCGGGAGTTGCTGGCCCTGCGGGTGGATGCCCAGACCTCCTGCCAGGAGGTGCGCCGCCGGGCCGAACGCAAGGTGGCAGAGATGGAGGAGAAGATCCGGTCGCTCCAGAAGATGCGGGATGCCCTGGTCCGACTCATCGCCGCCTGTGAGCAGGGCGGCCCGGACGGGGAATGCCCCATCCTGGAAGCGCTGGAATCCCAGGCATGGACAGGAGTGAAAGAACAATGA
- a CDS encoding DUF2249 domain-containing protein: MSQPTESIVLDVRTIAPRERHPLIFNTFDRLAAGEGFILVNDHDPKPLFYQFSFEREGQFTWEYLEEGPEVWRVRIGKSQ; encoded by the coding sequence ATGTCCCAGCCGACAGAAAGCATCGTCCTGGATGTCCGCACCATCGCTCCCCGGGAGCGCCACCCGCTGATCTTCAACACCTTCGACCGGCTGGCCGCCGGGGAGGGCTTCATCCTGGTCAACGACCATGATCCCAAGCCCCTCTTTTACCAGTTTTCCTTCGAGCGGGAGGGGCAGTTCACCTGGGAGTACCTGGAAGAGGGCCCTGAAGTCTGGCGGGTTCGCATCGGCAAGAGCCAGTAA
- a CDS encoding DEAD/DEAH box helicase, translating into MTIFDLHAAVLDDYKDFVRSFIHIADPRIRDFVDAALQDQAHLWPDFLLQVSPDYVREANVDDLADRGVLHPKTAQIFRTPQAAPYHLYRHQVQAIEKARAGRSYVVTSGTGSGKSLTYFLPIVDYVLRQGDLRDRTVALIIYPMNALVNSQLQALETLKQSYERRMGHPFPVTFARYTGETRDEERQAIRQHPPHIILTNYMMAELMLVRPEDQRFLKAAGGELRFLVFDELHTYSGRQGADVAMLIRRLKERAAAPDLIHIGTSATMVAGKQSTPAQRRATVADFAGRLFGHPFQADDVIEETLEPYTRGGLPTPEELRDALHNINADPTLAPAPAAFRAHPLSRWIEHAFGLETDAEGGYRRRVPRSIPSAAEELAALTGVDARSCADALTRWLKIGGQLQGEDGGRAFAIKLHQFISQGRALFATLEPPDVRDLSMEGQYYGADDRLYYPLRFCRHCGQEYYHVRKGERGFAPHPLGYGEAGNEEESQAGYLMLAPADDWTEDLLPDDWRDARGRISSTYRNRVPQPYWVRPNGEAGTRPDTGAIRVWFQPEPFSICQNCGEYYTARENEFRKLATLSSEARSSATTVLAVSVLRHAASMAEVRDKLLSFTDNRQDAALQAGHFNDFVHRAVLRAALMAALQAREVLDAAEVAPQTVAYSALRLPDIARNSGLRDDTEAANQVWRVFTEWVDYLLFADLKRGWRVVQPNLEELGLLEITYRGLNALAADENSWNFSPAWMGLSPAEREEILRTILDYFRRKLAINARVLQRERQDEMRRRCEQHLNEFWGPDPDDRSLESATWFALNATAGRWTGFSLGPRSAVARYLRRRLGITSDEYQAFLPHLLDLLVGHGLLERTVKGEEQRYQVNTSSLIWKAGTGQPRRDEFFARRVEDQAYVMVERRSNEFFRRFYRTAAANLAAMEAREHTAQVVAAGERERRERRFRWAEEDTAKEAELGRRLPYLVCSPTMELGIDIADLDVVHMRNVPPTPANYAQRSGRAGRQGQAGLILTYCGAFNTHDQYFFRHREEMVAGSVRPPQLELANEALLQAHIHAMWLAEVGLPLRQSIEEVIDTADLENLALHPTVATEIRLKPARLDRLAERVAQMLHADWPALRAVPELNRVWIRRCLDEAAEQFDRAFDRWRELFRTATLQLQQAQHQMMNARKGADLQAAQRLQQEALRQRSLLLQIDVGREESDFYPYRYLASEGFLPGYNFPALPIRAWVPRGAQGEYIPRPRFLAIREFAPGNFIYHEGAQWEVVGFQTPPGGLQERVVERRICRVCGTFSELGADLCPGCGTQMDASHTPLFRLLEMPDVRTRRRSSITSNEEERRRRGYEIETAYRFALRENGQPRVQEADVLVQDEPVFRLVYAPAATLLRINHGPRGSNIPGFTVDVDNGEWLRSPEEAHKAKQPRNLDHVRLFVRNTRNLLLLRPVDPEMFAERPRVTTLLHALQRGLEAAFQLDESELAAEIIGEGEHQAILFYETSEGGSGVLRRLVDEPSSLAQIAGEALDRLHFDHTGQDKNPDCVAACYECLLSYRNQTDAPWLNRRSVRELLLALTESVVEPGIAGRSRREHLQWLRSLTDPQSRLELDFLDALERGGYRLPDDAQRGIEDPRCNVDFFYEPNVCVFLNGSVHDTPSQRTVDETLHRELEARGYKVIVIRYDDDLQAEIRKHPEVFGVR; encoded by the coding sequence ATGACCATCTTCGATCTGCACGCAGCCGTTCTGGACGACTACAAAGACTTCGTGCGCTCCTTCATCCACATCGCCGACCCGCGCATCCGCGATTTCGTGGATGCGGCCCTGCAAGACCAGGCGCACCTCTGGCCCGACTTTTTGCTGCAGGTCAGCCCGGACTACGTCCGCGAGGCCAATGTGGACGATCTGGCGGACCGGGGCGTGCTGCACCCGAAAACGGCCCAGATCTTCCGCACACCTCAGGCCGCGCCCTATCACCTCTACAGACATCAGGTGCAGGCCATCGAAAAGGCCCGGGCCGGGCGCAGTTACGTGGTCACCAGCGGCACCGGCTCCGGCAAGAGCCTGACCTACTTCCTGCCCATCGTGGACTACGTGTTGCGGCAGGGCGACCTACGCGATCGAACCGTGGCCCTCATCATCTACCCGATGAACGCCCTGGTCAATTCCCAGCTCCAGGCCCTGGAGACCCTCAAGCAGAGCTACGAAAGGCGCATGGGGCACCCTTTCCCGGTCACCTTTGCCCGCTACACCGGCGAAACCCGGGACGAAGAGCGCCAGGCCATCCGCCAGCACCCGCCGCATATCATCCTGACCAACTACATGATGGCCGAACTGATGTTGGTCCGCCCCGAAGATCAGCGCTTCCTGAAGGCCGCCGGGGGCGAGCTGCGCTTCCTGGTCTTCGACGAATTGCACACCTACAGCGGGCGGCAGGGCGCGGACGTGGCCATGCTCATCCGCCGTCTCAAGGAACGCGCCGCCGCCCCGGACCTGATCCACATCGGCACCTCGGCCACCATGGTGGCGGGGAAACAGTCCACGCCGGCCCAACGGCGGGCCACCGTGGCCGATTTTGCCGGCCGCCTCTTCGGGCACCCCTTCCAGGCGGATGACGTCATCGAGGAAACCCTGGAACCGTACACCCGTGGCGGCTTGCCCACCCCCGAGGAGCTGCGCGACGCCCTGCACAACATCAACGCAGACCCCACCCTGGCACCCGCACCGGCGGCATTCCGCGCCCATCCGCTCTCACGCTGGATCGAGCATGCCTTCGGCCTGGAAACCGATGCAGAAGGCGGGTACCGCCGCCGGGTACCTCGCAGCATTCCCAGCGCGGCAGAGGAGTTGGCAGCGTTGACCGGGGTAGATGCCAGGTCTTGCGCAGATGCCTTGACCCGCTGGCTGAAGATCGGCGGCCAATTGCAAGGGGAAGACGGCGGCCGCGCCTTTGCCATCAAGCTCCACCAGTTCATCTCCCAGGGACGGGCGCTGTTTGCCACGCTGGAGCCGCCCGATGTGCGCGACCTCTCCATGGAAGGACAGTACTATGGCGCGGATGATCGCCTCTATTACCCCCTCAGGTTCTGTCGGCATTGTGGCCAGGAATATTATCACGTCCGCAAGGGCGAACGCGGCTTCGCGCCCCACCCGCTCGGCTACGGTGAAGCCGGGAACGAGGAGGAGAGCCAGGCCGGTTACCTGATGCTCGCCCCGGCCGACGACTGGACGGAAGACCTGCTGCCAGACGACTGGCGCGATGCCCGCGGTCGCATTTCCAGCACCTACCGCAATCGGGTACCCCAACCGTACTGGGTGCGCCCCAACGGCGAAGCCGGCACACGACCCGATACTGGCGCCATCCGGGTCTGGTTTCAGCCCGAGCCCTTTTCCATCTGCCAAAACTGTGGCGAATACTACACCGCGCGGGAAAATGAATTCCGCAAACTGGCCACGCTGTCCAGCGAGGCCCGTTCCAGCGCCACCACCGTGCTGGCCGTCTCCGTCCTGCGGCACGCGGCTTCCATGGCGGAAGTGCGCGATAAATTGCTCTCGTTTACCGACAACCGCCAGGACGCCGCGCTGCAGGCCGGTCACTTCAATGACTTTGTCCACCGCGCCGTGCTGCGCGCTGCGCTGATGGCCGCCCTGCAGGCCCGAGAGGTGCTGGACGCGGCCGAAGTTGCCCCGCAAACCGTGGCCTACAGCGCGCTGAGATTGCCCGACATTGCCCGCAACAGCGGTTTGAGAGACGATACAGAGGCTGCCAATCAGGTGTGGCGGGTTTTCACCGAATGGGTGGATTATCTGCTCTTCGCCGACCTCAAACGCGGCTGGCGAGTGGTACAGCCCAATCTGGAAGAACTGGGGCTGCTGGAAATTACCTATCGCGGCCTGAACGCGCTGGCTGCTGACGAAAATTCCTGGAATTTTTCACCGGCCTGGATGGGCCTATCCCCCGCTGAACGGGAAGAGATCCTGCGGACCATTCTGGACTACTTCCGCCGCAAACTGGCGATCAATGCGCGTGTCCTGCAGCGGGAACGCCAGGATGAGATGCGCCGCCGCTGTGAACAGCATCTCAACGAGTTCTGGGGGCCTGATCCCGACGACCGTAGCCTGGAATCGGCTACCTGGTTTGCACTCAACGCGACGGCCGGCCGCTGGACCGGCTTCAGCCTGGGACCCCGCAGCGCGGTTGCTCGCTACTTGCGCCGCCGGCTCGGTATCACCTCAGACGAATACCAGGCCTTCCTGCCCCATCTGCTCGACCTGCTGGTCGGCCACGGTCTGCTTGAACGCACCGTGAAAGGAGAAGAACAGCGATATCAGGTCAACACCAGCAGCCTCATCTGGAAGGCCGGCACCGGGCAGCCACGCCGGGATGAATTCTTTGCCCGCCGCGTCGAAGATCAGGCCTATGTGATGGTGGAACGGCGCAGCAACGAGTTCTTCCGACGCTTCTATCGGACAGCGGCCGCCAACCTGGCTGCCATGGAAGCCAGAGAGCACACCGCCCAGGTGGTGGCCGCGGGCGAGCGCGAGCGCCGCGAGCGCCGCTTCCGCTGGGCAGAGGAAGATACCGCCAAAGAGGCCGAACTGGGGCGACGTTTGCCTTACCTGGTCTGTTCGCCGACCATGGAACTGGGCATCGACATCGCTGATCTGGACGTGGTGCACATGCGCAATGTACCACCGACCCCGGCCAACTACGCCCAGCGCAGCGGCCGAGCCGGCCGTCAGGGCCAGGCCGGGCTGATCTTGACCTACTGTGGCGCGTTCAACACCCACGACCAGTACTTCTTCCGCCACCGGGAGGAGATGGTGGCCGGGAGCGTGCGGCCACCTCAACTGGAACTGGCCAACGAGGCCCTGCTCCAGGCCCACATCCACGCCATGTGGCTGGCCGAGGTCGGTCTACCACTCAGACAATCGATTGAGGAAGTCATCGACACGGCTGACCTGGAGAATCTGGCCTTGCATCCCACGGTGGCCACCGAGATCCGGCTGAAGCCGGCACGGCTGGACCGCCTGGCCGAACGGGTAGCGCAGATGTTGCACGCCGATTGGCCAGCCTTGCGGGCTGTGCCAGAACTGAATCGCGTCTGGATCCGCCGCTGTCTGGACGAAGCCGCAGAGCAGTTCGATCGGGCCTTCGACCGCTGGCGAGAACTTTTCCGCACTGCCACCCTGCAACTCCAGCAGGCACAGCACCAAATGATGAACGCGCGCAAGGGTGCAGATCTGCAGGCAGCACAGCGGCTGCAGCAGGAAGCCCTGCGCCAGCGCAGCCTGCTGCTCCAGATAGACGTCGGCCGGGAAGAGAGCGACTTCTACCCCTATCGCTACCTGGCCAGCGAAGGCTTCCTGCCCGGCTACAACTTCCCGGCGCTGCCCATCCGCGCCTGGGTGCCCCGGGGCGCGCAAGGCGAATACATCCCGCGGCCGCGCTTCCTGGCCATCCGCGAATTCGCCCCCGGCAACTTCATCTACCACGAAGGAGCCCAATGGGAGGTCGTCGGTTTTCAGACACCGCCGGGAGGTTTGCAGGAGCGAGTCGTGGAACGGCGGATCTGCCGGGTCTGTGGCACCTTCAGCGAGCTGGGCGCGGACCTGTGCCCCGGCTGCGGCACCCAGATGGATGCCAGCCACACCCCGCTCTTCCGGTTGTTGGAGATGCCGGACGTGCGCACCCGGCGCCGCAGCAGCATTACATCCAACGAGGAGGAACGTCGTCGTCGTGGCTACGAGATCGAGACCGCCTATCGCTTCGCACTACGCGAAAATGGTCAGCCACGCGTTCAGGAGGCTGATGTCCTCGTCCAGGACGAGCCTGTGTTTCGGCTGGTCTATGCCCCGGCAGCCACGCTGTTGCGCATCAACCACGGCCCCCGGGGATCGAACATCCCCGGCTTCACCGTCGATGTAGATAACGGCGAATGGCTGCGCTCGCCGGAGGAAGCCCACAAAGCCAAACAACCGCGCAATCTGGACCATGTACGCCTGTTCGTGCGTAACACACGCAACCTGTTGCTCCTCCGTCCTGTGGACCCGGAGATGTTCGCCGAACGTCCCCGTGTAACCACCCTGCTCCATGCCTTGCAGCGCGGCCTGGAAGCCGCCTTCCAGCTCGATGAGAGCGAACTGGCCGCCGAGATCATCGGGGAAGGCGAACACCAGGCCATCCTTTTCTACGAGACATCCGAAGGTGGGAGCGGTGTGCTGCGTCGCCTGGTGGACGAGCCAAGCTCCCTGGCCCAGATCGCAGGTGAAGCGCTGGATCGTTTACACTTCGACCATACTGGTCAGGATAAGAACCCCGATTGTGTGGCCGCCTGTTATGAATGTCTCCTCAGCTACCGCAACCAAACTGATGCCCCCTGGCTCAACCGCCGCAGCGTTCGGGAATTGTTACTTGCCTTGACGGAAAGCGTTGTAGAACCGGGGATAGCCGGACGCAGCCGCCGCGAGCATCTCCAGTGGTTGCGCTCCCTGACCGACCCGCAATCCCGACTGGAACTGGATTTCCTGGACGCCCTCGAACGCGGCGGCTATCGCCTGCCGGATGACGCCCAGCGCGGAATCGAAGATCCACGCTGCAACGTGGACTTCTTCTACGAACCCAATGTGTGCGTCTTTCTCAATGGCAGCGTGCATGACACGCCATCTCAGCGCACCGTGGATGAAACTTTGCACCGGGAGTTAGAGGCACGAGGCTACAAAGTCATTGTCATCCGTTATGATGACGACTTACAGGCCGAAATCCGCAAGCACCCGGAGGTATTTGGTGTCCGGTAG
- a CDS encoding DinB family protein, translating to MDSFFQAFYDQLAQIHSAMIQAIDGLPQEALDWEPGPGMNSCAVLVVHTAGAERYLIGEIIGQDPAQRDRDAEFRTRGLDAAALRQRLDEVLAHSRGVLEGLTRDDLDRPCPSPRHRRTFTVASALLHSLDHAATHLGHIQMARQLWEQRQADAG from the coding sequence ATGGACAGCTTCTTTCAAGCCTTCTACGACCAACTGGCCCAGATCCACAGCGCCATGATCCAGGCCATCGACGGGCTACCTCAGGAAGCCCTGGACTGGGAGCCGGGCCCGGGCATGAACTCCTGCGCCGTGCTGGTGGTCCACACCGCCGGCGCGGAGCGCTACCTGATCGGCGAGATCATCGGCCAGGACCCGGCCCAGCGGGACCGGGACGCGGAGTTCCGCACCCGGGGGCTGGACGCAGCGGCCCTGCGCCAGCGGCTGGACGAAGTCCTGGCCCACAGCCGGGGGGTACTGGAAGGGCTCACCCGGGATGATCTGGATCGCCCCTGTCCCTCGCCCCGTCACCGGCGTACCTTCACCGTGGCTTCGGCCCTGCTCCACAGCCTGGACCACGCGGCCACTCACCTGGGCCACATCCAGATGGCGCGCCAGCTCTGGGAACAGCGCCAGGCCGACGCGGGGTAA